A stretch of Aeromicrobium tamlense DNA encodes these proteins:
- a CDS encoding bifunctional proline dehydrogenase/L-glutamate gamma-semialdehyde dehydrogenase translates to MTPDLASPPTDALAEESVALVRHWLAEAAKVPADKAGAQLAGLLKDPKGLDFTVGFIDGVIRPEDPRIAARNFAVLASDVPAFLPWHLRNAVRLGAFAGRFVPRLVIPIVQRALRSLVGHLIVDATDARLGRSIATIRGEGVRLNINLLGEAVLGEREAARRLKGTHDLLARPDVDYVSIKVSSTVPPHSPWAFDEAVDHVAENLMPLYRQAAAAATPKFINLDMEEYHDLDLTIAVFTKILDTPGLEDLEAGIVLQAYLPDSMRAMIQLQEWSAARRARGGAGIKVRVVKGANLPMERVDASLHGWPLATWSSKQESDTNYKRVLDWSMHPERVRNVRIGVAGHNLFDLAHAWLLAGQRGVRDGVEIEMLLGMAQSQAEVVRREVGGLLLYTPVVHPKDFDVAIAYLIRRLEEGASHDNFMSAVFELNDSTELFEREKQRFLASLAALDDSVPAPNRQQNRLASVEETPIGAPFENTPDTDPSLPANRSWGRQILAKVADSALGKDLVAEHTVTDADALEAIVAGAVVAGDAWGRRPATERAEILERAALRLEQRRADLLEVMASEAGKTLDQGDPEVSEAIDFARYYAHLARRLDSVDGATFVPSRLTVVAPPWNFPVAIPAGSTLAALAAGSAVVIKPAPQAARCGSVMVEALWEAGVPREVLHLVHVEESDLGQRLVSDPRVERLILTGAYETAELFRSFRPDLPLLAETSGKNAIVVTPSADFDLAAKDIAASGFGHAGQKCSASSLVILVGSVATSKRFREQLVDAVTSLTVGWPSDPQTQMGPLIEPASGKLLRGLTQLDAGERWLVEPKKLDEAGQLWSPGIRVGVKRGSTTHLTEYFGPVMGIMTAETLEEALEIQNQVDYGLTAGLHALDPAEIAVWLDGVQAGNLYVNRGTTGAIVRRQPFGGWKKSAIGAGTKAGGPHYLFGLGDWERSRSTVKASLDARAERLLQAAREAHLPADDLAFLERGFSSDAVAWREEFGVARDVSNLFAERNILRYVPTRVHVRLAADAQLADGLRVIGAGLTSGAPLQVSSAFEVPDAVHAALRAFGVSVLVEDDAAWTAMASHLTDGRVRLVGGSRTTVAQQTGGKPDLAIWAARPTEAGHVELLPFVHEQAVSITAHRFGTPNHLTDDLI, encoded by the coding sequence ATGACCCCCGATCTCGCTTCCCCTCCGACCGACGCGCTGGCCGAGGAGTCGGTGGCGCTCGTGCGCCACTGGCTCGCCGAGGCGGCGAAGGTGCCCGCCGACAAGGCGGGCGCGCAGCTCGCCGGTCTGCTGAAGGACCCGAAGGGCCTGGACTTCACCGTGGGCTTCATCGACGGCGTGATCCGTCCGGAGGACCCGAGGATCGCGGCGCGGAACTTCGCCGTGCTGGCGTCCGACGTGCCGGCCTTCCTGCCGTGGCACCTGCGCAACGCCGTGCGCCTCGGGGCGTTCGCCGGCCGCTTCGTGCCGCGCCTGGTGATCCCGATCGTGCAGCGGGCGCTGCGCTCGCTCGTGGGTCACCTCATCGTCGACGCCACCGACGCGAGGCTCGGTCGCAGCATCGCCACGATCCGCGGCGAGGGCGTGCGCCTCAACATCAACCTGCTCGGCGAGGCCGTGCTCGGGGAGCGCGAGGCCGCCCGCCGTCTGAAGGGCACGCACGACCTGCTCGCGCGTCCCGACGTCGACTACGTGTCGATCAAGGTGTCGTCCACCGTGCCGCCGCACTCGCCGTGGGCGTTCGACGAGGCCGTTGACCACGTCGCCGAGAACCTCATGCCGCTGTACCGCCAGGCCGCGGCGGCCGCGACGCCGAAGTTCATCAACCTCGACATGGAGGAGTACCACGACCTCGACCTGACGATCGCGGTCTTCACCAAGATCCTCGACACCCCCGGCCTGGAGGACCTCGAGGCCGGCATCGTGCTGCAGGCCTACCTGCCCGACTCGATGCGCGCGATGATCCAGCTGCAGGAGTGGTCGGCGGCCCGCCGGGCCCGTGGTGGCGCGGGCATCAAGGTGCGCGTCGTGAAGGGCGCCAACCTGCCGATGGAGCGCGTCGACGCCTCGCTGCACGGCTGGCCGCTCGCCACGTGGTCGTCGAAGCAGGAGTCGGACACGAACTACAAGCGCGTCCTGGACTGGTCGATGCACCCCGAGCGCGTCCGGAACGTGCGCATCGGCGTGGCCGGCCACAACCTGTTCGACCTCGCCCACGCGTGGCTGCTCGCCGGTCAGCGCGGGGTCCGCGACGGCGTCGAGATCGAGATGCTGCTGGGCATGGCGCAGAGCCAGGCCGAGGTCGTGCGCCGTGAGGTCGGCGGACTGCTGCTGTACACGCCGGTCGTGCACCCGAAGGACTTCGACGTCGCGATCGCGTACCTGATCCGCCGCCTCGAGGAGGGTGCGAGCCACGACAACTTCATGTCGGCCGTGTTCGAGCTGAACGACAGCACCGAGCTGTTCGAGCGAGAGAAGCAGCGCTTCCTCGCCTCGCTGGCCGCCCTCGACGACTCGGTGCCCGCGCCGAACCGCCAGCAGAACCGCCTCGCCTCGGTGGAGGAGACCCCGATCGGTGCGCCGTTCGAGAACACCCCCGACACCGACCCGTCGCTGCCGGCGAACCGCTCATGGGGCCGCCAGATCCTCGCGAAGGTCGCCGACTCCGCCCTCGGGAAGGACCTCGTCGCCGAGCACACCGTGACCGACGCCGACGCCCTCGAGGCGATCGTCGCCGGCGCCGTCGTCGCGGGCGACGCGTGGGGTCGCCGTCCGGCCACCGAGCGCGCCGAGATCCTCGAGCGCGCCGCGCTTCGGCTGGAGCAGCGTCGCGCCGACCTGCTGGAGGTCATGGCCTCCGAGGCGGGCAAGACGCTCGACCAGGGCGACCCGGAGGTGTCCGAGGCGATCGACTTCGCGCGCTACTACGCGCACCTCGCGCGCCGGCTGGACTCGGTGGACGGCGCCACGTTCGTGCCGTCGCGACTGACCGTGGTGGCCCCGCCGTGGAACTTCCCGGTCGCGATCCCGGCGGGCTCCACGCTCGCCGCACTGGCCGCCGGCTCCGCGGTCGTCATCAAGCCGGCGCCGCAGGCCGCGCGCTGCGGATCGGTGATGGTCGAGGCCCTGTGGGAGGCCGGGGTGCCGCGTGAGGTCCTGCACCTCGTGCACGTGGAGGAGTCCGACCTCGGCCAGCGTCTCGTGTCCGACCCGCGCGTCGAACGCCTGATCCTGACGGGCGCCTACGAGACGGCCGAGCTGTTCCGCAGCTTCCGTCCCGACCTGCCGCTGCTGGCCGAGACGAGCGGCAAGAACGCCATCGTCGTGACGCCGTCGGCCGACTTCGACCTGGCCGCCAAGGACATCGCCGCGTCGGGCTTCGGCCACGCGGGCCAGAAGTGCTCGGCTTCCTCGTTGGTCATCCTGGTCGGCTCGGTCGCCACGTCGAAGCGCTTCCGCGAGCAGCTCGTCGACGCCGTGACGTCCCTGACGGTCGGCTGGCCCTCGGACCCGCAGACCCAGATGGGTCCGCTGATCGAGCCCGCGAGCGGCAAGCTGCTGCGCGGCCTGACTCAGCTCGACGCGGGGGAGCGGTGGCTCGTCGAGCCGAAGAAGCTGGACGAGGCCGGTCAGCTCTGGTCGCCCGGCATCCGCGTCGGCGTGAAGCGCGGCTCGACCACGCACCTGACCGAGTACTTCGGGCCGGTGATGGGCATCATGACCGCCGAGACGCTGGAGGAGGCGCTGGAGATCCAGAACCAGGTCGACTACGGCCTGACCGCCGGCCTGCACGCCCTCGACCCGGCCGAGATCGCGGTCTGGCTGGACGGCGTCCAGGCGGGCAACCTCTACGTGAACCGCGGCACCACCGGCGCGATCGTGCGGCGTCAGCCGTTCGGCGGCTGGAAGAAGTCGGCCATCGGCGCCGGCACGAAGGCGGGCGGCCCGCACTACCTGTTCGGACTCGGCGACTGGGAGCGGTCCCGCTCGACCGTCAAGGCGAGCCTCGACGCACGCGCCGAGCGGCTGCTGCAGGCGGCCCGCGAGGCGCACCTGCCGGCGGACGACCTCGCGTTCCTGGAGCGTGGCTTCAGCAGCGACGCGGTGGCGTGGCGTGAGGAGTTCGGCGTCGCCCGCGACGTCTCGAACCTGTTCGCCGAGCGCAACATCCTGCGCTACGTGCCGACGCGGGTGCACGTCCGCCTGGCCGCCGACGCCCAGCTGGCCGACGGCCTCCGCGTGATCGGCGCCGGCCTCACCTCCGGCGCTCCGCTGCAGGTCTCGTCGGCGTTCGAGGTGCCCGACGCGGTCCACGCCGCGCTGCGCGCCTTCGGCGTCTCGGTGTTGGTCGAGGACGACGCGGCGTGGACCGCGATGGCCTCGCACCTCACCGACGGCCGGGTCCGCCTCGTCGGCGGCAGCCGCACGACGGTGGCGCAGCAGACCGGCGGCAAGCCCGACCTCGCGATCTGGGCGGCGCGCCCCACCGAAGCGGGCCACGTGGAGCTGCTCCCGTTCGTCCACGAGCAGGCCGTCAGCATCACCGCCCACCGGTTCGGCACGCCGAACCACCTGACCGACGACCTCATCTGA
- a CDS encoding GNAT family N-acetyltransferase produces MKNNPRSPSTHVRPARVTDVPRLAEMIQALADFHGEGESCRMTWPILRIQLFGTDPTLRAHVAERDGRITGMVLWYRTYSTWDAAPGIHVEDFYVDPEARGQGTGLILMTELARLAVDQGYTRLEGQVISSNPLRSALVSHGGDQMDVWETYRIDGDDLLALTGREPAAAAM; encoded by the coding sequence ATGAAGAACAACCCCCGTTCCCCATCCACTCACGTCCGTCCGGCCCGCGTGACCGACGTGCCCAGATTGGCCGAGATGATCCAGGCCCTCGCCGATTTCCATGGCGAAGGTGAATCCTGCCGGATGACCTGGCCCATCCTGCGCATCCAGCTCTTCGGAACCGATCCCACCCTGAGGGCTCACGTGGCCGAACGGGACGGGCGCATCACCGGGATGGTGCTCTGGTACCGCACGTACTCGACCTGGGACGCCGCGCCGGGCATCCACGTCGAGGACTTCTACGTGGACCCTGAGGCCAGGGGCCAGGGCACGGGTCTGATCCTGATGACCGAGCTCGCACGACTCGCCGTCGATCAGGGTTACACCCGTCTGGAGGGGCAGGTGATCAGCAGCAACCCCCTGCGCAGCGCCCTGGTCAGTCACGGCGGCGACCAGATGGACGTGTGGGAGACCTACCGCATCGACGGGGACGACCTGCTGGCACTGACCGGCCGAGAGCCGGCCGCTGCCGCCATGTGA
- a CDS encoding TetR/AcrR family transcriptional regulator C-terminal domain-containing protein has product MAERLARFASIGLLDVEDPRLAADHFHALTTLRVLNEPLRRRADLEHVRHVMADGARVFMRAYGTRTPA; this is encoded by the coding sequence TTGGCCGAGCGGCTTGCCCGTTTCGCGAGCATCGGTCTGCTCGACGTCGAGGACCCCCGCCTTGCCGCCGACCACTTCCATGCCCTCACCACCCTGCGGGTGCTGAACGAACCGCTTCGCCGGCGTGCAGACCTCGAGCATGTCCGGCACGTCATGGCGGACGGCGCACGCGTGTTCATGCGTGCCTACGGGACCCGGACGCCTGCATGA
- the poxB gene encoding ubiquinone-dependent pyruvate dehydrogenase, whose product MATIAKNIVDTLEANGVQRVYGIPGDSLNGFTDALRTSGVEWVQVRHEEAAAFAAAGEAATTGRLAVCAGSCGPGNLHLINGLYDANRSRVPVLAIAAHIPTSEIGTTYFQETHPQELFRECSVYVEHVSSPSQMPRMMRIAMQTAIEKQGVAVLVVPGDIALMEAQDDAITVLRPSESRVIPSDAELQRAAHLLQGKVTILAGAGCEGAHDELVTIADHLAAPVVHALRGKEHVEWENPYDVGMTGLLGFASGYRAIEACDVLLMLGTDFPYPDFFPPKAKVVQVDVRGEQIGRRTPVDLGLVGTVRDTVQALLPLLNRTSELDHLEDSRQHYLKTRERLDDLATPVKKGRAQHPQFVARAIDEAAAEDAVFLPDVGSPVMWAARYLHMNGRRRLIGSFSHGSMANAVSQAIGVQAAHPGRQVVALSGDGGLTMMLGELITLVQEELPVKVVVFENSSLNFVELEMKAAGFVNWGTGLRNPDFAEVARAIGMHGARVERSEDLAPALEEAFAHDGPALVNVITERQEVTIPPSVKASQLKGFSLYALRTVMSGRGDEIVDLAKANLRQVL is encoded by the coding sequence ATGGCCACCATCGCGAAGAACATCGTCGACACCCTCGAGGCCAACGGCGTCCAGCGGGTCTACGGCATCCCCGGCGACTCCCTCAACGGCTTCACCGACGCGCTGCGGACGTCGGGCGTGGAGTGGGTCCAGGTCCGCCACGAGGAGGCCGCCGCGTTCGCCGCGGCCGGCGAGGCGGCCACCACCGGACGGCTCGCCGTGTGCGCCGGCAGCTGCGGTCCGGGCAACCTGCACCTCATCAACGGGCTCTACGACGCCAACCGCTCGCGCGTGCCCGTGCTGGCCATCGCGGCGCACATCCCGACCTCCGAGATCGGCACCACCTACTTCCAGGAGACGCACCCGCAGGAGCTGTTCCGCGAGTGCAGCGTCTACGTCGAGCACGTCTCGAGCCCCTCGCAGATGCCGCGGATGATGCGCATCGCCATGCAGACGGCGATCGAGAAGCAGGGCGTGGCCGTGCTGGTGGTCCCGGGCGACATCGCGCTGATGGAGGCGCAGGACGACGCGATCACCGTGCTGCGTCCGTCCGAGTCGCGCGTCATCCCGTCCGACGCCGAGCTGCAGCGCGCGGCGCACCTGCTCCAGGGGAAGGTCACGATCCTCGCCGGGGCCGGATGCGAGGGCGCCCACGACGAGCTCGTCACGATCGCCGACCACCTGGCCGCGCCGGTCGTGCACGCGCTGCGCGGCAAGGAGCACGTCGAGTGGGAGAACCCGTACGACGTCGGCATGACCGGCCTGCTCGGCTTCGCGTCGGGCTACCGCGCGATCGAGGCGTGCGACGTCCTGCTCATGCTCGGCACCGACTTCCCCTACCCCGACTTCTTCCCGCCGAAGGCCAAGGTCGTCCAGGTCGACGTGCGCGGCGAGCAGATCGGCCGACGGACCCCGGTGGACCTCGGCCTGGTCGGCACGGTGCGCGACACGGTGCAGGCGCTGCTGCCCCTGCTGAACCGCACGTCCGAGCTCGACCACCTCGAGGACTCGCGCCAGCACTACCTCAAGACCCGCGAGAGGCTCGACGACCTCGCCACCCCCGTGAAGAAGGGGCGGGCCCAGCACCCGCAGTTCGTCGCCCGCGCGATCGACGAGGCGGCCGCCGAGGACGCCGTCTTCCTGCCCGACGTGGGCTCCCCCGTCATGTGGGCCGCGCGCTACCTGCACATGAACGGCCGGCGCCGGCTGATCGGCTCGTTCAGCCACGGCTCGATGGCCAACGCCGTCTCGCAGGCGATCGGCGTGCAGGCGGCGCACCCGGGCCGCCAGGTCGTCGCGCTGTCCGGTGACGGTGGCCTGACGATGATGCTCGGCGAGCTCATCACGCTCGTGCAGGAGGAGCTGCCGGTGAAGGTCGTCGTCTTCGAGAACAGCTCGCTCAACTTCGTGGAGCTGGAGATGAAGGCCGCCGGCTTCGTCAACTGGGGCACTGGACTGCGCAACCCTGACTTCGCCGAGGTCGCCCGGGCCATCGGCATGCACGGCGCCCGCGTCGAGCGGTCGGAAGACCTCGCTCCCGCGCTCGAGGAGGCCTTCGCGCACGACGGTCCCGCGCTGGTCAACGTGATCACCGAGCGCCAGGAGGTCACGATCCCGCCGTCGGTCAAGGCGTCGCAGCTGAAGGGCTTCTCGCTCTACGCCCTGCGCACGGTGATGTCCGGCCGCGGCGACGAGATCGTCGATCTCGCGAAGGCCAACCTCCGCCAGGTGCTCTGA
- a CDS encoding crotonase/enoyl-CoA hydratase family protein codes for MSVTITRDGPVTTIGIARPEARNAVDRATAEALVEAFAAFDADAEASVAVLHGEGGTFCAGADLKALAAGDPNRFEPDGDGPMGPTRMRLGKPVIAAIEGHAVAGGLELAVWADLRVVAQDAVLGVFCRRWGVPLIDGGTVRLPRLIGTSVAMDLILTGRAVEADEALRIGLANRVVPPGEALAAAQQLAREIAAFPQTCLREDRLSVIEQEGLDEQAALAAEYRHGVVSIDAGMVAGATRFAEGAGRHGAFDD; via the coding sequence ATGTCCGTCACGATCACCCGGGACGGCCCGGTCACGACGATCGGGATCGCGCGGCCCGAGGCCCGCAACGCCGTGGACCGGGCCACCGCGGAGGCGCTCGTCGAGGCGTTCGCGGCCTTCGACGCCGACGCGGAGGCCAGCGTCGCCGTGCTCCACGGCGAGGGCGGGACGTTCTGCGCCGGAGCAGACCTGAAGGCGCTCGCCGCCGGTGACCCCAACCGGTTCGAGCCCGACGGCGACGGACCCATGGGACCCACGCGGATGCGGCTCGGCAAGCCCGTCATCGCGGCGATCGAGGGTCACGCCGTCGCCGGCGGCCTCGAGCTGGCGGTCTGGGCCGACCTGCGCGTCGTGGCGCAGGACGCGGTGCTCGGCGTCTTCTGCCGGCGCTGGGGCGTGCCGCTCATCGACGGCGGCACGGTCCGCCTGCCGCGCCTCATCGGCACGAGCGTCGCGATGGACCTGATCCTCACCGGACGCGCGGTCGAGGCCGACGAGGCCCTGCGCATCGGCCTGGCCAACCGCGTCGTGCCGCCGGGCGAGGCCCTCGCCGCCGCTCAGCAGCTCGCGCGCGAGATCGCCGCGTTCCCGCAGACGTGCCTGCGCGAGGACCGCCTCTCGGTGATCGAGCAGGAGGGTCTCGACGAGCAGGCGGCGCTGGCCGCCGAGTACCGCCACGGCGTCGTGTCCATCGACGCCGGCATGGTCGCCGGGGCGACCCGGTTCGCCGAAGGCGCCGGCCGACACGGCGCCTTCGACGACTGA
- a CDS encoding TerC family protein, translating into MTEISGVTWAVTIAVIVGLLTLDLVRGWRKPHHVGFREAAVWSAFYVAIAIAFGVWFTWAYGTTLGTEYFAGYVLEKSLSVDNLFVFVVIMSTFAVPDRHQHKVLTFGIILALVMRAAFIVAGAALISLFSFMFLLFGVLLIYTAVQMYRHHGEDPDIENQAVVRLARRFLPVTDDFVDGKIVTRVDGRTMVTPMLIVLLAIGSVDLLFALDSIPAVFGVTQEPYIVFVANAFALLGLRALYFLVSGLLDRLVYLSTGLSLILTFIGVKLILHWAHVDVSASVPEIPTWLSLIVIAVVLTVVTVASLVKTRRDRVVTR; encoded by the coding sequence ATGACCGAGATCAGCGGCGTCACCTGGGCCGTGACGATCGCGGTCATCGTCGGCTTGCTGACCCTGGACCTTGTCCGCGGGTGGCGCAAGCCGCACCACGTCGGGTTCCGCGAGGCGGCGGTGTGGTCGGCGTTCTACGTCGCCATCGCGATCGCCTTCGGCGTGTGGTTCACCTGGGCCTACGGCACGACGCTCGGCACCGAGTACTTCGCCGGCTACGTGCTGGAGAAGAGCCTCTCGGTGGACAACCTCTTCGTGTTCGTCGTCATCATGTCCACCTTCGCGGTCCCGGACCGGCACCAGCACAAGGTGCTCACGTTCGGCATCATCCTGGCCCTCGTGATGCGAGCGGCCTTCATCGTCGCCGGGGCGGCCCTGATCTCGCTGTTCTCCTTCATGTTCCTGCTGTTCGGCGTCCTGCTCATCTACACGGCCGTGCAGATGTACCGCCACCACGGCGAGGACCCCGACATCGAGAACCAGGCCGTGGTCAGGCTCGCCCGACGGTTCCTTCCCGTCACCGACGACTTCGTCGACGGCAAGATCGTCACACGGGTCGACGGGCGGACCATGGTGACCCCGATGCTGATCGTGCTCCTGGCGATCGGCAGCGTCGACCTGCTGTTCGCCCTGGACTCCATCCCGGCCGTCTTCGGGGTGACCCAGGAGCCGTACATCGTCTTCGTCGCCAACGCCTTCGCGCTGCTGGGTCTGCGGGCGCTGTACTTCCTGGTCAGCGGACTGCTGGACCGGCTCGTCTACCTCTCGACGGGGCTGTCGCTGATCCTGACCTTCATCGGCGTGAAGCTCATCCTGCACTGGGCGCACGTGGACGTGTCGGCCTCCGTCCCGGAGATCCCGACGTGGCTGAGCCTGATCGTGATCGCGGTCGTCCTGACCGTCGTGACGGTGGCCAGCCTGGTCAAGACGCGGCGCGACCGGGTGGTCACTCGATGA
- a CDS encoding acyl-CoA dehydrogenase family protein, with amino-acid sequence MTSATHEVFNQVPPLTGHNTAADPALREGLEREGAGWALPEIDELGRLAGTAEAQDWGRLAERVPPRLHTHDRYGHRVDEVEYVPAYHQLMRTAVEHGLHGAPWADDRPGAHVARAAKFFTWNVDAGHGCPISMSYAVVPALRANPELAARFEPLLTNREYDFGLRDPETKRGLIAGMSMTEKQGGSDVRANTTTATRQPDGTYVLRGHKWFTSAPMSDLFLTLAQTPAGVSCFLVPRVLPGGERNAMRFMRLKDKLGNRSNASSEIEYDAAVAWLVGEEGRGVRTIVEMVNMTRLDCVIGSASGMRSALTMAAHHARHRSAFGKRLVDQPAMRNVLADLQVESEAATTAMLRLAGANDRATHGDEGEAALRRIALAVTKYYVCKRAPSMVNEALECLGGNGYIEDFDVARIYREMPLLSIWEGSGNVAALDALRAMTKEPHTLDAFFAEAELASGADRRYDAAVDRLKKEFTSFDDLEFRARRIVEQMALVFQGSQLVRHAPAAVADAFTGSRLDRDWGGAFGTLPPRADVAEIIDRAMPA; translated from the coding sequence ATGACGAGTGCCACCCACGAGGTGTTCAACCAGGTGCCGCCGCTGACGGGGCACAACACGGCCGCGGACCCCGCACTGCGCGAGGGCCTCGAGCGCGAGGGCGCCGGCTGGGCGCTCCCCGAGATCGACGAGCTGGGACGGCTCGCCGGCACGGCGGAGGCGCAGGACTGGGGCCGGCTCGCCGAGCGCGTGCCGCCGCGCCTCCACACGCACGACCGCTACGGACACCGCGTGGACGAGGTCGAGTACGTCCCGGCGTACCACCAGCTGATGCGCACCGCGGTCGAGCACGGCCTGCACGGGGCGCCGTGGGCCGACGACCGTCCCGGTGCGCACGTCGCCCGCGCGGCCAAGTTCTTCACCTGGAACGTCGACGCCGGCCACGGCTGCCCGATCTCGATGTCCTACGCCGTCGTTCCCGCCCTGCGCGCCAACCCCGAGCTCGCCGCGCGGTTCGAGCCGCTGCTGACGAACCGCGAGTACGACTTCGGCCTGCGCGACCCCGAGACGAAGCGCGGCCTGATCGCGGGCATGTCCATGACCGAGAAGCAGGGTGGCTCCGACGTCCGCGCGAACACCACCACGGCCACCCGGCAGCCGGACGGCACCTACGTCCTGCGCGGTCACAAGTGGTTCACCAGCGCGCCGATGAGCGACCTGTTCCTCACGCTCGCGCAGACTCCCGCCGGCGTCTCGTGCTTCCTCGTGCCGCGCGTCCTGCCCGGCGGCGAGCGGAACGCGATGCGGTTCATGCGGCTCAAGGACAAGCTGGGCAACCGGTCGAACGCCTCCTCGGAGATCGAGTACGACGCGGCCGTCGCGTGGCTCGTCGGCGAGGAGGGCCGCGGCGTCCGCACCATCGTCGAGATGGTCAACATGACGCGCCTCGACTGCGTGATCGGCTCCGCCTCCGGCATGCGCTCAGCGCTCACAATGGCCGCCCACCACGCCCGACACCGGTCGGCGTTCGGGAAGCGGCTCGTCGACCAGCCCGCGATGCGCAACGTGCTGGCCGACCTGCAGGTCGAGTCCGAGGCCGCGACCACCGCGATGCTGCGGCTCGCGGGAGCGAACGACCGCGCCACCCACGGGGACGAGGGCGAGGCCGCGCTGCGCCGCATCGCGCTCGCCGTCACCAAGTACTACGTCTGCAAGCGGGCGCCCTCCATGGTCAACGAGGCGCTGGAGTGCCTCGGCGGCAATGGGTACATCGAGGACTTCGACGTCGCGCGCATCTATCGCGAGATGCCGCTGCTCTCCATCTGGGAGGGCTCGGGCAACGTCGCCGCGCTCGACGCGCTGCGCGCCATGACCAAGGAGCCGCACACGCTCGACGCGTTCTTCGCCGAGGCCGAGCTCGCGAGCGGGGCGGACCGCCGGTACGACGCCGCGGTCGACCGGCTCAAGAAGGAGTTCACCTCGTTCGACGACCTCGAGTTCCGTGCCCGGCGCATCGTCGAGCAGATGGCCCTCGTCTTCCAGGGCAGCCAGCTCGTCCGGCACGCGCCGGCGGCGGTCGCGGACGCCTTCACCGGCTCGCGCCTCGACCGCGACTGGGGCGGCGCCTTCGGCACGCTCCCCCCGCGCGCCGACGTCGCCGAGATCATCGACCGCGCGATGCCGGCCTGA
- a CDS encoding LysR substrate-binding domain-containing protein, translated as MLDVRRLRLLRELQIRGTLASVAAALHQSPSSVSQQLSLLEQEVGVELLRKVGRRVQLTPQAEILVEHTSAVLERLERAESDLAASLDEATGTFRLAVFQSVALALMPATLSILETEHPRLRVTMTQREPESALYETWAREFDLVIAEKYPGHNTPWHPELDAVDLTTDEVRLAVPPAGSRFGDITSIAEAARAPWVMEPSGVASRHFAEQACRVAGFEPDVRYETADLQAQISLIESGHAVALLPDLLWLNRTPPVTLHRLAGRPRRTIFTSARRASAHSPGVTATRQALSRAVAEGR; from the coding sequence ATGCTCGACGTACGCCGCCTCCGCCTCCTGCGCGAACTGCAGATCCGGGGCACGCTGGCCAGTGTCGCGGCCGCCCTGCACCAGAGCCCGTCGTCGGTCTCGCAGCAGCTCTCGCTGCTCGAGCAGGAGGTCGGCGTCGAGCTACTGAGGAAGGTCGGGCGCCGCGTCCAGCTCACGCCGCAGGCCGAGATCCTGGTCGAGCACACGTCGGCCGTGCTGGAGCGGCTGGAGCGGGCCGAGTCCGACCTCGCGGCCTCGCTCGACGAGGCGACGGGCACGTTCCGGCTGGCCGTGTTCCAGTCCGTCGCGCTCGCGCTGATGCCGGCGACGCTGTCGATCCTCGAGACCGAGCACCCCCGGCTGCGCGTGACGATGACGCAGCGCGAGCCCGAGTCGGCCCTGTACGAGACCTGGGCGCGCGAGTTCGACCTCGTGATCGCCGAGAAGTACCCCGGGCACAACACGCCGTGGCACCCCGAGCTGGACGCCGTCGACCTCACCACCGACGAGGTCCGGCTCGCCGTGCCGCCCGCGGGCAGCCGCTTCGGCGACATCACCTCGATCGCCGAGGCCGCGCGGGCGCCGTGGGTGATGGAGCCGTCCGGCGTCGCCTCGCGCCACTTCGCCGAGCAGGCGTGCCGGGTCGCCGGATTCGAGCCCGACGTCCGCTACGAGACCGCCGACCTCCAGGCCCAGATCAGCCTCATCGAGTCCGGCCACGCCGTGGCGCTGCTGCCCGACCTGCTGTGGCTGAACCGCACGCCGCCGGTGACGCTGCACCGGCTCGCGGGCCGGCCCCGCCGCACGATCTTCACGTCGGCGAGGCGGGCCTCGGCCCACTCCCCCGGCGTCACGGCCACCCGCCAGGCGCTGTCGCGCGCCGTGGCGGAGGGCCGGTGA
- a CDS encoding aminoacyl-tRNA deacylase gives MSEERAIAALDAAGVAHTVTRHGQVGSLAEAAAARGVDPDRIVKTLVVRRSGDEYLFVLVPGDRQISWPKLRGLLGVSRLSMPPAEDAFAATGYERGTITPFGASHAWPVIADETVQGTISLGAGAHGVAVTVEAADVIAALDATVADVTDSPTA, from the coding sequence ATGAGCGAGGAACGCGCGATCGCCGCCCTGGACGCCGCGGGCGTCGCCCACACCGTCACCCGTCACGGGCAGGTGGGCTCGCTCGCCGAGGCCGCCGCGGCACGCGGGGTCGACCCCGACCGCATCGTCAAGACGCTCGTGGTGCGCCGCTCCGGCGACGAGTACCTGTTCGTCCTGGTGCCCGGCGACCGGCAGATCAGCTGGCCCAAGCTGCGCGGCCTGCTGGGCGTCTCACGGCTCTCGATGCCTCCGGCGGAGGACGCCTTCGCGGCCACCGGCTACGAGCGCGGCACCATCACCCCGTTCGGCGCGAGCCACGCCTGGCCCGTGATCGCGGACGAGACCGTGCAGGGCACGATCTCGCTCGGCGCCGGCGCGCACGGCGTCGCCGTGACCGTGGAGGCCGCCGACGTGATCGCCGCGCTCGACGCGACGGTGGCCGACGTCACCGACTCCCCCACCGCCTGA